In Allomuricauda ruestringensis DSM 13258, the following proteins share a genomic window:
- a CDS encoding DoxX family protein: MNQNQNKLKTSVALLRIFIGWHFLFEGVVKMYNPEWTSFGYLATAQGPFEWFFTMLIGDATIGWVDTLNIIALMVVGVTFTLGIFERIGAIVGIGLLALYFLAHPPFPGLTQMNAEGNYWLINKNLIELVACIVIYQLPTGAYFGLDYLRKNKLKTQEQ, encoded by the coding sequence ATGAACCAAAATCAAAATAAGCTAAAAACAAGTGTTGCCCTGCTTCGCATTTTTATAGGGTGGCACTTTTTATTTGAAGGTGTGGTGAAGATGTACAATCCCGAATGGACATCGTTTGGGTATTTGGCAACCGCGCAAGGACCTTTTGAGTGGTTTTTTACCATGTTGATCGGCGATGCAACCATAGGTTGGGTGGATACTTTGAACATTATTGCCCTTATGGTAGTCGGGGTCACCTTTACCCTTGGAATTTTTGAAAGAATCGGGGCCATTGTGGGCATTGGTCTGCTGGCATTGTATTTCTTGGCCCATCCGCCATTTCCCGGTTTAACACAAATGAACGCAGAGGGAAACTACTGGTTGATCAATAAAAACTTGATTGAACTGGTGGCATGCATCGTAATCTATCAACTACCTACGGGCGCATATTTTGGCCTCGATTACCTTAGAAAAAACAAACTTAAAACTCAGGAACAATGA
- a CDS encoding Gfo/Idh/MocA family protein gives MKWTRRDLLLGLGGLPILGAVWWAGAATSVGSRNKRSEILEQLNIKPSLPNAVPGIGGDPVRIGVIGFGIRGEQLTRALGFATDEWKEEMRLEAEEDPNNKRLEDFEAQETLNVKLVGICDVFDVRAEQFINSFSTDDNQIKRYLTYKDMIQSGDVDAVVIATPDHWHAPMSIEALNNNVHVYVEKPMTHTVGETYALREAAEKSDAIFAVGHQHRQTLSFGTARDIVEKGTLGHVSLIQTNTNRNDDNGAWNYDIHEKASPETIDWEQFLGSAPKVPFNKNHFFRWRKWWAYGSGLSGDLLTHDYDRLNCVLNMGIPASVSASGGIYTHNDGRNVPDVIQVNMEFPDFSTGSSQTKGKEKGMTFCYSATLGNGFNRPTILMGHDATMELGNRLTVWPDGASTRYADMLKMEKMRPDVPIYQYDPAANATDAVSSATSQYFADKGLMWTYIDGVRVDSTFLHMREWLSVIKNGGNVSCGIKEGFDEAISAHMAGLSWKLGRKIEWDAASQTLKPIEDIDFDQVLLGNENWNMQPEMVG, from the coding sequence ATGAAATGGACTAGAAGAGACCTTTTACTAGGATTGGGAGGCCTGCCCATACTCGGAGCTGTATGGTGGGCAGGAGCGGCGACCTCCGTCGGGTCGAGAAATAAACGCTCGGAAATATTGGAACAACTCAATATAAAACCATCATTGCCAAATGCAGTTCCCGGAATCGGGGGAGATCCGGTTCGAATCGGAGTAATCGGTTTTGGTATCCGAGGGGAACAACTGACCAGGGCATTGGGCTTTGCCACGGACGAATGGAAAGAAGAAATGCGTTTGGAAGCCGAAGAAGACCCGAACAACAAAAGATTGGAAGATTTTGAAGCACAAGAAACACTTAATGTAAAACTGGTGGGTATTTGTGATGTGTTCGATGTGCGAGCTGAACAATTTATCAATTCATTTTCTACGGATGATAACCAAATAAAAAGATATTTGACCTACAAGGATATGATCCAAAGCGGCGATGTGGATGCCGTGGTAATTGCCACGCCAGACCACTGGCATGCCCCCATGTCCATCGAAGCATTGAACAATAATGTGCATGTGTATGTAGAAAAGCCCATGACACATACCGTTGGTGAGACCTATGCCTTGCGCGAGGCTGCAGAGAAATCCGATGCAATTTTTGCGGTAGGACACCAGCATCGGCAAACCTTGAGTTTTGGCACTGCCCGCGACATTGTGGAAAAAGGAACGCTAGGGCATGTGTCCTTGATCCAGACAAACACAAACAGGAACGACGACAACGGAGCTTGGAACTACGATATTCACGAAAAAGCCAGTCCCGAAACCATTGATTGGGAACAATTCTTGGGGTCGGCACCGAAGGTGCCGTTCAACAAAAATCATTTTTTTAGATGGCGTAAATGGTGGGCCTATGGTTCTGGCCTCTCTGGAGATTTGTTGACCCACGATTACGACCGCTTGAACTGCGTCCTCAATATGGGGATTCCTGCTTCGGTAAGTGCTTCAGGTGGAATTTATACTCATAATGATGGCCGAAATGTTCCCGATGTGATCCAAGTGAACATGGAGTTTCCCGATTTCAGTACAGGAAGCAGTCAAACCAAGGGCAAGGAAAAAGGAATGACCTTCTGCTACAGTGCAACTTTGGGCAATGGGTTTAACAGACCTACCATTTTAATGGGGCACGATGCCACTATGGAACTGGGCAATAGATTAACGGTTTGGCCCGATGGGGCGTCTACCCGATATGCCGATATGCTGAAAATGGAAAAAATGAGGCCTGACGTACCTATCTATCAATATGACCCGGCAGCGAATGCAACAGATGCCGTATCATCGGCTACATCGCAGTACTTTGCCGATAAAGGCCTAATGTGGACTTATATTGATGGGGTTCGTGTAGATTCTACCTTTTTGCACATGAGGGAATGGTTAAGTGTTATTAAAAACGGTGGAAACGTAAGCTGTGGCATCAAAGAAGGTTTTGATGAGGCTATTTCTGCCCACATGGCAGGTTTGTCCTGGAAATTGGGAAGGAAAATAGAATGGGATGCAGCAAGCCAAACCTTAAAACCGATTGAAGATATAGATTTTGACCAAGTACTCTTGGGTAACGAAAATTGGAACATGCAACCAGAAATGGTTGGATGA